CTGACTTTAttttatcaaatgtttaaatatgctcatatgcacatttttacattttgttttgtttgtgttgaacTTCATAATTCACATAATTACCCCTGGTTTTCATTCAGGTACCACATAAAATGGGCATCCACAATAAAAGAGGTAAGATTAAAGTTTGATGAAAGTGAAGCTCATGGAGTTTGAGTGAATCTAAAGAAACAAACGAGCTTCACTTCACGTGATAGAAACTAGTTTTAGTTTACTTCATGAATATCTTGCTGTAAACATAGGCTGTAGTATTGTGTACACTGAATAAATTGCACTGGCTTGTTATCATGTGTATCAGGCAGACGTCAGTGCTGGATGGTCCCATCTCACCAGGTGACTGAAAATCAACAACAGGAGGACAGTGACCTCATTAAACCCAGAAAGCTGCCAAATCCCGTCCTGGCTTCCCACCAACACAGAGCTCTCCATCAAGAGCTGCTATTCTGCCACAGACGGTGAGAAAACACTGACACAGGTAGCAGGCGCTGTTCACAAATGTTACTCCGCATTGTCTACTTGAGAGTTCTGCACTGAATTGTTCTTCATGTTATAGTACCTTTACTAAAAACACTCTGAGTTGCAGTATTTTATTAGTGTTCAAAGATTTGTCCGTTGGAGAATCCTCTTATTTAACCTTTTTCCCGCTGGCTGGAGTTGTGGCAGCCGTGGATTAGCAGTATGCTTAGGTGGCGTTTAATGTGGATCAAGTCAAAAGTTAAATGCCCATTTGACCCCTGCTGAGGGATCAGCACTGAGTGTTCTCGCTCTCAAGTCtgagaaagaacaaaataatcaaTGTAACACAATCAACGACATTTGTGGTGCTTAAACAAGATTTCTATTAAACTTTCATTTATAtctttatttcacacttggttCAATAGTTTCAACAGTTTTGTCCTTTCATACACACAAACCATGCTTTCCCTTGATATAACACTGCAACCATGCGTGAAAAGGAGCAggtagaagaaaataaaagttttattaaCTATAGACACCCATCTACTGTATATACCTACACAAAACAAAGGATTTGTTGCATTAATGGTAACCTTTCTGCACTTACTCATAAGAACCACATCAGGAATTCAATGTTATGGTCTTCTTGTTTGTCTTAATCTAGAGACACGTCTtctatcagttttttttttttttattgtgcccTCAGAGGTGTACTGCCAAGAAAAAAGCCAGAGCTGCTGTGTGTCCTcgaacaaaaacagagacagaagaaaaacCAGGAGCTGGCTCTCCACCCTCCCTCTGACTTGGAGGTGAAGCTACGTATACGGCAGCAGAGAATGCAATTTGTAAgtactcagattttttttaaaaagaaaaaaaaaagatgcagggAATTCTACAATAATGCGTATACTTTTTGAATATTTGCATGCCAACTAAAATTGAATCGTTAGAGAGGACATCCAACAACACATATCTGTCTTGCAGTACGagctggaggagaagaagaggagcgaAGGTCTGAAGAATGTGCCAGAATTTATTCGTGTGAGACAAACACTGAAGCACATCGCAAATCCTTCCCTGTGACGATTCGAGAAAATCTGCACATACCGTTAACGTGAAGTCCAGACAGATTCTTGTTGATACTGTAAATTGAAAGGAACACGATCCTTGAATGAGAACTGTTTGTATTTCAGAAGTGTTCAAGTGTGCCGACTCATATAAACTACAGTAGTTATGAGTTGCAAAAAGGCTCCTCCAAGCTTCacagtggggagaaaaaaaaaaaatcaattttgctacattttacatttgagcggggaaaaaaatcttttaaaatgaatgccATGGGTAAAGATTTCAGCCAATAGAACCACTGCTACCAGGTAAAGGACCACAGCCACATTGATCCTTTTGTTATGATGCAAATGCAGCCTTTTGCTTACCTTGGGCAGACTTCATGTGGTTACATGCGGCTCAGGTTACTCTGACATATACCACCACCGAACTTTGCATTGTTGCAGACTGAGCACACAGTCTCTTTGCTTGGCACACGCTGACACAGCAGGATGGCGAGATGACGAGGCCCGCCACAGTATAAGAACTTCTAAGGACCAGTTGAAGGACGACAACAAAAAGCCCAAGATGTTGCCCCAGGCTCCAAAATCCCCAGATCCCAATTTAACTGAGCATCCTGGACATGTGTCCTATATGCTGCTGCCACACGACCTTCCCAGAGGTCCCATGTCTCTATAACAACAGATCAACTTTAGTAGCAAGAGAGAGGGCCGTGGCGTGTTGGCACATCAGTTTTTCAGTATTAATAAAGCAGCATTATATTCTTAAATCTTAGCAGGACCGGCCTTTTGTAGAGTTCTCCATTATGAATGCATTTGGCTGTAATGTGCCCCTTTAAACAACTGATGTAAAAGATTTACATGACAagaataatttatttctttttttaataaaacatccaGGGGCAGCTGAccatttacatatttatatatatatataaaaaaagtgaCAAACACTTGAATTGCATTGAATTAAAATCTGCTACTGACAACACTGAGAAAGAGTCATTATTCACAACAATGTAACAgcagtcataaaaaaaaaaaaaaaaaaaaaaaaaaagagcttaaaTGTTGCCCTTTGTGCAGCAGTCTTCATTTTTAAGCGCTCCAATGTATCTTACCCCTTTGAtcaaagctgctgtacagattTCACAAGTTTTGGGAAACAGCCACTGACATCACAAAGGTGGGTTTCCGTTCGGGAGGCTAACATCAGAGAAAACAGACAACGGATAAATAACGATTGAGAGAAATTAAAACAAGTCTTCATGCTTAAAAAAAGTGACTCAGTGCCAGCCGGTAGTCGAC
This DNA window, taken from Astatotilapia calliptera chromosome 5, fAstCal1.2, whole genome shotgun sequence, encodes the following:
- the LOC113021721 gene encoding protein FAM107B gives rise to the protein MLLHPTTQVPHKMGIHNKRGRRQCWMVPSHQVTENQQQEDSDLIKPRKLPNPVLASHQHRALHQELLFCHRRGVLPRKKPELLCVLEQKQRQKKNQELALHPPSDLEVKLRIRQQRMQFYELEEKKRSEGLKNVPEFIRVRQTLKHIANPSL